The Glycine max cultivar Williams 82 chromosome 17, Glycine_max_v4.0, whole genome shotgun sequence genome contains the following window.
TTGCTTTCCATTGTAACtgactttttctttctcttaatttaatttgttcacaaataaaaatatgctACAACACTATCTCAATTCAATTTTGTGTAGAAATAGATATGCTAGAATGGATTCTTATTGTAATTCCATGAGTGATAAATAACATGAGGAGAtggattatatttttctattattgccCTACAAAAGCATGTTACAATGGTGAGGCTTAAAATGGGTAATTCCTTATGAAATTGCTATCTTTGAGTGACGAGTGACTCTAAAATTGTGGTTTCTTAGGGAACCATTGTTAAAAGGCCCCTCCTTCTTAAGTCATTGATACTTCAAAAACAACAATTCTATAGGAAACTCAATAAAAGGCCTCTCTTTTTAGTCATCGATACTGCTATTAAAAGGCTATTTTTCAGAACATGTTAAAACAATTCATGGATCATAAACACAAGCCTAACTAATCTTGAGGGAACGACCAAGATCAAAGACTGATAAGCTTTGATCAATTTCAATCCTTCACCATTTGAATCCTCTCCAACACCGATTGGCGTTTGGATCCGAATCAAACAATAATAATGTGATgcattataacaaaaaattatgttaatattatataaaaaaaattaatatatcatcGTTATATCTTACTCTTTACATAGTAATGCATCGTATTTGACTCTCTTTTTTGTGGTGGTACATGCCCTATCCAAAATAAATCAGAAGAGGCGTATCCAAATAAGCAACtacaatttattctttttaggtAGTGGGAGGCAAAACAAGTACAAGTTATTcacaaagtaaattaaataagcaACTAAATaggaataaattataaatgggGTGTGTTCCTTTATCAATTACCCACTAAATAATCCCTAACCTTTTTCACATATGCAATATTTGACTATGCCTCTTGCCATCATTTGGATCGGGTAATACCTCAGATACTCGCATGATCACTTTTGAGAGCTTCGAAGGCGATAATGTACTTCATGTTGCTCCCGGTGTAAGAACTGTGATCTGGTCAAGGTCATTTTGTCACAATATGCTCAAGTTTATTCTGATTACTCTTCAGTTGTTTGTCATTGCCAAATTGTTAAGCTTTTTTGGGTACAGAGTGAGACGTTATTCCCAGTGTTTcggatatattaatttttaaataaattattaatattttctatttttttatttttcttttctctgggttTACCCCATCTTCCTGTTAACACTTGTCGCCTCCCAACCACAACTCTCGGGTCAGAATTCCACCGTAAATGTTTTCACATCTAAATTTTAGATGGGTTAGCGATAAACTTATTTGGAAAAAATGCAATagcattttcaaaattaactcATCgaatttcttctcttttttttggtgaagaaCTAATTGAGTTTCTAAATCAGTTCTTGTttgttcctaaaaaaaaaaaaaatcagttcttgtatatttttctaaaattaatcgTTTTCTTTAAAGGCTCTAAAATTAATCGTTTATAACACAATATCAATACAGAAAATTATGCTCAGATTCTCATATGTTCTCCATTGCCCTGGATCCCATCTAATGCTGCATTTTCGGTCTGTTCTTCTCCATCTAGCAGGTCCCTTCGATTTCTTGTTCTTCGTCCACCTAGCTGCTTAcacaataaattttgtttacacCTTTTTTTCTTAGAAACAGGATTTTCCAGTCCGCAAATTTTGAAATAGAACTGTTGCTCGATCAGTGCAAAGAACAGTAGAACACGATTTCGATTTCGATTTCGATTTTGACAACAGAAAAAGGGTTCAACAGAAAAAACGCGAGaaccaagaagaagaagaagcagaaacATGCCCAGAAGAAAAGggagtttttccttttcaaattcaTGTAACCTTGATCAAGATGGAAACTTGCCTTTACTGTTATACCAATGTAGGAAAAGGGTAccatgtttattttattcaaattcatGTAATCTAAGATGGAAGTACATGAATCCCCATTATTTTAGTCTTCAACAAAAGAGACACACAACAGTACACACTACACACAAACATTCTTAGAGTGAAACTAAACAGAAACAAATTGAATACTAGTGCCTATCTATTTCTAATCCGTTCAAGGGATCTCAAAGTGCTTCTTTCCTTCCTAATTAAGCTGAACATTGGTGTCATATGTTGCTCCGGCCTTCCAATCACCAGAGATAGCATTCTTGGACTGTACCCAATAAAGCCCTGCACTGCCACTCACTTGGAACCTCAAGTAGATCTCACCGTTTGGTGGGTTGCTATAGTCAAACATTGCCCCAAATGCCCtgcgcattggcttccattctTGGCAATCTTGCTGCACAGTTCAGAACATTTCATGAATCAAACTTTGTACTACATTGAGAGACGAagtaaaaattaactaatcttTTAGTGCTTGTTTAGCTTCACATTTGATAATCCAAATTTTCAAATACTGGTTAGCATATTTTAAGTGAATGTTTATATAACAGACCACGTGTTGAGAAATTGATTTAGGTTCAGAATTGAACGAGTTgaaataacttctttttttgttgagtGTGGTATCCTTCGGCCCAgagtaagaaattatttttttgaagtaaTAATATTCATTTAAGGGATAAATCTCTCTTCACTTATGGAAatgtttacatttttaattacacgttgataaataactttaaaaaaatcacattggaTAAGTTTTACtactaacttttttaaaaatttaaaacatcacaCATAAATAAATCActtcacttcaaaatcaattttaatcaacatcaattatattcaaaaattaattttacaaacacTCACCAAAAACACACACTTAAGCCAATTTGCATGACAaagtttatatatttcaatgatTCCACCTAAtaattcagaattttttttGCTAAGAATTGCAAGCATATAAGTGCAATAACCAACCAAACATACGCATACCTGAAACAACTCAACAGCAGTGACATCGTATGTTCCATCAACATAGAGAACCACAACAGCAAAGTAGTCAGGGTTTCTGCTGTGTTCATGAACCTTAAACACCACGTTATAACCAGTGTAACTGCAGGGGACCCTTCTGTATTCAATATCCACTACACCGTATTTGAACAACTCTGCAGATGCATCCGCGTTGCGTCCCAATCTCGAGTAGGCGCGTGGACTCATTATGAAGTCTGTTCTGTCTCCTTCACCATAGTCTGTTACCACCACATATGCTCCATTTTCATCACAGTATTGTGGTATTTTGCACCTTGCCTGGATTATCATCATCGTTTATTACTAGCCAACTtttgtcaaataaataaatattttgttttaaggaCGAAGAAGCTTTTTCTTTTACGCTAAACTATATTTTTCGtactcaaaaatataaaaatgatcaagtataaaaagatttagtatatttttcattctcataaaatttaaacatgtcaATTTTAGGATTAAAACAAGATTTGGATACCTAAACTGTATTACTTTTTTACatccattatatatataattgatataaaaaaatattacatttatattaaatatatgtatgattggtataaaaaaaatgttatattttaattttatgaaaataaaaaatatattaaaatttttataagaatgaattttgatcatttttatatttatgaagataaaaaaaaatattttaatttttttttaaggacaataggaaaaaatgattattgaaaagggaaagaaaattaCCTGATAGCATGCACCACAACCACTTCCATTCCTCCATAGCCTAGACACTCCTGCCACACTTCCATCATTCACAGTCCTTCCATATTCGCCAAAGCCACAAGCTCCccctgaaaaatattttatttgttgtgtCATGCTGcaaataataatgatttttttatacaaataccATAGAAGTATTCTTGAAATACGTGTCTGCAAAACTAAAAACggaaagattttaaaaaaaactataaatgttaaatatattgtcaattatttaatgTTGAGATAATGGGGCATAGTCGCAAAAGGTGGTATAATGTCACACTACCATATAGTGCACATTTTTTACTTCTAAAAAGCATGCCCAGGAAGTACCATGCATCAACAGAgtaaattttctaaatttatttttggttaaaaaatatcaaGATCATTATTGAAACATGCAAACATGGGTGTATATCCTAAATGCCTAGTCAGCAATCAAATGTGTTTGGTACAAACAATTTATATGTACTAGCACATTCCATAGTTAGTTAGAAAAAGGCTCATACTTGGATTCCCATAGCAATCAGGGCTACCATAATATGTTGCTCTGGAGTCAGTAAAAGAGTCCTGTGAGCTACACAATGCAGGTAAAAGAAGTACAACACAAGCAAGGCCAAGTTGGTGCTTAAAACTAAGTTCCATGTCCAAATGACAAATTCTCAAGGGTGAAGAGTAGGAAAGAAAATGCAGCAAGTGATTAGTAGTGACCAATGTAATGAAGTAATGACTATGTAATGATAGAATGCTTTGTGAGATAGGAAGCAAAGATTGGGGTCATATTTATAGTAATGGACTAAGGTCTAGATAGTACAGGTGTTAGTCCACTTTTTTCTCCCACTTGAGGACTATGGATTGGGATAATGATGTGCATACATTTTAGACCCTAGCTAGCAATATTGAATAATCACAAGGGTCCTTCCTATGAACTGATTTATCGttacatattattaatattacaatGCTAAAATGCCTAACTTGGTTCTAAAGTAAGAAACAGTATTCTGGGAAGGTCCATGCACTTGCAGCTCCAGTCAAAGTTCAGAAATGTTATCCGAAGGGGCGCGAGCGCGAGGATATATaccattgttttttaaaatcgatCCCGTCGTTAGACTAGTCAATTTTATAAACCGGAAACTAAAGTACTAAATCAGAAACTAATCATAAGTTCAAAATAGTTTAAACCAGAAACTAAACCGGTTTAGGCGGTTCATCAATTTTCTATTGGACTAACCaggattatataatttaaaaaaacacatttatttCGTGTCTGATTATAGGACATTGTTAACTAATTCATGTATGTTAAGAAAGTTagtcaatttaattattagtattaaacTTGTATATaactgtaatatttttttaaaaaattatctttaaataattaatgcattgagagaaaataatagtagtgaaattttaatttttaaaactaaatccttcaatttttcaatctcacaagagagagagagaaaatcataatatttattatttatgaactaaaataattaagagtattttggttaaaaaataattaatgcaatcaacaattaaaaaaagtctttataagagaaaaaaaatttaaaacaatgtcttaaaaataaaaagcaaaggAAATACTACTTATAggtactatttttattttatttaaaaaatataattttttcatatatatccGAGGGGGTGTATATAGGAGTGTATAAACACCCGGGAGAAATAATGAGCGATGGcgaaatgattattattttttgttgaaaggTGGGTATCCTTGTAATCAAAATTCATGAAATTAATTTCTCAGAGACATAGAAATTAAttgtcttttttaattaaaaaattatacagacgataaaaaaaattaaactttatcattatgcttaaaaaattaattatttatttatcaattatattatacatTGTTAGTGATGAAGACAAAAGAGAAATATGATAACACGTaataatgtgataaaaagaGGAAAGTAAtaactcaattatttttaaaatattaatttttatatcttctttatattatatatttttcttttatttttattacattattattattatatatttatcattttttcttttagtagaCATCATTGTTaccttaaattagttttttgtcctttaattttttttgggttcaatttaatcttttaattttttaaaaataattcatcttTTCGGGGATAAATATGCCGTGTGtcaacatttaaaatttgatagtgATGATTTTAAACCGTcacaaattatgattttttactatttaaattgaaggattgattttaaaaattagagtaccaaatttaacccaaaaaaattagaggatcaaattgaaactaaataataaatttgagaaaataaactaatttaaccttaTTGTTATTCTTCCTGTTTTTGGAATGGTTTACTGGTTCTGAATACTAGATTTAACGATAGAGTGCATTTTTCTGCCATTATATGCTTGATgtataactaaaaatttaagACTATGGTTTCAGTTGGATCTAACTTTGattgaaaaatacttttacttttctatttattttccaACTTCGTCCTATTTGTTACTTGGTGAGACTGTGAAAGTACAAAAACATCAACCATGTACCCTGAGGAGAGGGTGGGTATACATCAAATCTTCAGCTATGTTCGCATCTCTACAGCATTAAGTTGTTTGAATGATATGAGACTCATTTTCCAGTTGATTAGAAACTGAAAAGACAAAGATATGACATATTGATAATCTTTGAACAAACACACACTAAGGTatagttttgacttttgaggaTTCTCCTGTTAAAATGTGGTTTATTCTTCCGGTTTTTCCAACTGTTCTCTTTTCTGATTGTGAATTTCACCACGGAgtcattttttcaaatataactaGTACAAAAGTTAAAATTGTTAGATTTAATGATGAAGGTATACTTGAGAGACTTTAATTTACAGACATCAAACAATCAAACtagttttaatataataatcatataaataaatagatgaagAAACGTATAAACAACTAGAGTGATTATTGTTCAAGATTCCATACGCATGCACTTAAATCTCTAGCAGCCACGTTGGTCGTAACGCACCCACAGATTCATTATTTGGCACGCAATGAAATCGACAAATTGTAATTGAATTACTTGGGGCTCGTTCAGGTCAAAATAAATCAGTTTAAATTgcataaaaagttataatagtgatactaataataataggtCCCTTTAATTCCTTTGTGCCTGCCGCCAAGTTACTAGCGATTTTATGGTTGCCAAGTAGAAACGAGAACTGCAAAGGCATCCCCTCGAGTATAGTAATTAGCAGTGTTAATCTTAGTTGGCCCTCTCTCCCATGTGAAGTTAAATTACAAAGGCTTCAATTGATCTTCTAGCATAGTTTGCATTGTTATTAAATATGCATATATCTAAatgttaataagaaaataaaataaaataaaatattagatttattttaatgaagaaCATTAATGttagatttatttttgtttatataaatatagtttaccaaaactaaattattaacataaacATTAATGGGCAAGTGTTAGTCCCCCATTGTGAAGGAGGCAACCAATCAATCaccaaaatttgaaatctaatggAGTAGGTGCTTCTTAAGTCCAGCCATCCATGTGGTGGCTCCATCCTTATTACACGAAGCTGCCAAGAAAGATGATGCTGAACACGCAGTTATCTTACAATAGAGTGCTTTGAATAATTGAACTTTTTTTGTTACACCCACAATTGTTTGAATGATAGAACTtcccttctttttttatcttttgtttgttttatgtgATAAGTACCCACGGGTCAAAAAAGAACTACACACGGGATATCAAAAATGGAGAGTAAAACGAGAATACGCGatattttaaggaattaaatataaaaaaatagcaatattatatattactGGATCATTGATTCCACGCTTTGACGgttaataaaagaaaacttaatgcaaaacaagatatttatttatttatattttatatgattttaccACCCAATTAAAATCGACTGCATCTACCATTGACCGTATGAATTAACAAACACTGAAATACTCCACTTAACTGGTGATCTCAAAGCCCTGAATATGcaacttatttaatatttttagaaaaaaaaattaccattatTTTGTCAAAGTTATCATATATAACTTAAAATAAGATAGTTTCTTGCAAAAGATACTTgtggttaaaaaaaatctaaactttTACGTATCCACACTGATCTTACCATCTTATGTTAGCAAGGTGACGTGACAAGAAGCCTTAAATCGCCattaagtttttgaaaaaaaaaacttattttcacaTGTTTGACATATTATTCACTAAATGTGGTTTTTAGTTCGTACgagtaataaattaaacaagACTTGCCTACACTCGACCAATATCAATTCTCATACATTGCCATTAATTTGACAGAAAAACATTTTGAATTAGAATGAACCAGAATACAATAATGTGATGTGCACAACAGAAACCAATCATGTGTACAATTAGAAAACAAGTAATGGTAGATCCTTCAGCCTATATTGTTGGGGGAGGGAAATGTAGTCTACGATATTAACAATGAGACTCCAATGTCCGCTACTTGCTTGGCGCGGTTGTACAATTTGACTGCTGATCTTGATCTTCTTCCATTTCAATTGATCTACTTCTACTCATAAACAAAGAATTTattaagaatagaaaaaaactATTGAAAGAGAATAAGGAATCCGCATGACCAATTCCACACTAATTCCTGTAGTCAGGAACAATTCCATCAGAAGAAATATATCAGATCATGCTAAAACAGCCTTTGATTGGAacacttaatatatttatatttagctCAGCACACATTTTACCATTCTTGCTAAATAGTAGAGTACTATCTTTTCTTTCACGGTTTCACCCCTCCCATCTCAAAAATAAATCAGGtcagaaaaaggaaacaaaggggaatattgttttaaaaagcAAAAAGTACAATCACTATAATGGCCATCAATATTGATAACACACTCCATCAACAGGACATGCCACTTAAATTAGATAATGCAAAAAAATACACAGCCAAGACTAACGGACCACAAATGTGCAAGTAGCATATTCCTGTGTCTCCCTTAGATCTGTCTTCAACACGTGTGGTGAAGCAAGCACCCAACTAACAAAATGAAACTAAATGAGGCCAAATACATTATACAAAGGATGCCTATTCACCAATTCAATCATAGTCTTAACTCTAATGGCTATTTGTAATGCAAATGCAAGATATAAACAAGTATACCAAACAGCCCaagcaacaaccttagcatgaTCATAAATGTACCCTCCTGGGATTATGATTCCCTAAAGTTCAAAAGTAACTGCACCATCATGCAGTTCAAATCCAACAgattatattatatcttaagtttcatattttatcttaattttttgtttgtctgTTATAAAATAAAGCTTATTTATGGCTTAGATCCTTAGCAGTTATTTTCTTGACTGTAGAGATCTTGATCCCTTCAGATATATTTCTGTATAGTTTGGGGGTAGGTGAGGAAAATAATCGCATAGGCCATAATGCCATATAGACATTAAAATATGTAACCACTCCCTTCAT
Protein-coding sequences here:
- the LOC100779487 gene encoding expansin-like B1 yields the protein MELSFKHQLGLACVVLLLPALCSSQDSFTDSRATYYGSPDCYGNPRGACGFGEYGRTVNDGSVAGVSRLWRNGSGCGACYQARCKIPQYCDENGAYVVVTDYGEGDRTDFIMSPRAYSRLGRNADASAELFKYGVVDIEYRRVPCSYTGYNVVFKVHEHSRNPDYFAVVVLYVDGTYDVTAVELFQQDCQEWKPMRRAFGAMFDYSNPPNGEIYLRFQVSGSAGLYWVQSKNAISGDWKAGATYDTNVQLN